A single region of the Arthrobacter sp. V1I7 genome encodes:
- a CDS encoding tartrate dehydrogenase, producing the protein MSATQKFSIASIPADGVGKEVVSAGRRVLDALAETSAGKFGFDWTEFPWGCGYYAKTGKMMADDGLETLKDFDAIYFGAVGWENVPDHISLWGLRLNITQNFDQWANIRPVKFLPGIESPLRKADNTELDWVVVRENSEGEYAGLGGRNLSGRGPGNEVALQTALFTEKGCERIMRFAFDLARTRTVKKVSSVTKSNAQQYGMVLWDEVFKRVALDYPDVQTESVLVDAMSAKFILRPEDLSVVVASNLNADILSDLGSALAGSLGLAASANLNPERRFPSMFEPVHGSAPDIAGKGISNPIGAIASAALMLDHFGLHAEARRVEAAIEQTTGAGYLTRDVGGEATTEDVTEAIIKALTHTLAAVSQNT; encoded by the coding sequence ATGAGCGCCACCCAGAAATTCAGCATCGCTTCAATCCCCGCAGACGGGGTCGGCAAGGAAGTTGTCTCGGCAGGCCGCCGCGTCCTGGATGCCCTGGCAGAAACCTCCGCCGGGAAGTTCGGCTTTGACTGGACGGAGTTCCCGTGGGGCTGCGGCTACTACGCAAAAACCGGCAAAATGATGGCCGACGACGGCCTGGAGACCCTGAAGGACTTTGACGCCATCTACTTCGGCGCCGTCGGCTGGGAAAACGTCCCGGACCACATCAGCCTCTGGGGCCTGCGCCTGAACATCACCCAGAACTTCGACCAGTGGGCCAACATCCGCCCGGTGAAGTTCCTCCCCGGCATTGAATCCCCGCTGCGCAAGGCCGACAACACCGAACTCGACTGGGTCGTTGTCCGCGAAAACAGTGAGGGCGAATACGCCGGCCTCGGCGGCCGCAACCTCAGCGGCCGCGGCCCGGGCAACGAGGTCGCATTGCAGACCGCACTGTTCACCGAAAAGGGCTGCGAGCGGATCATGCGCTTCGCCTTCGACCTGGCCCGGACCCGCACGGTCAAGAAGGTCTCCTCGGTCACCAAGTCCAACGCCCAGCAGTACGGCATGGTCCTCTGGGACGAAGTCTTCAAGCGCGTCGCCCTGGACTACCCGGATGTACAGACCGAAAGTGTCCTCGTCGACGCGATGAGCGCCAAGTTCATCCTCCGGCCCGAAGACCTTTCCGTCGTCGTGGCATCGAACCTGAACGCTGACATTCTCTCGGACCTCGGCTCAGCACTGGCCGGGAGCCTGGGCCTGGCAGCCAGTGCCAACCTGAACCCGGAGCGCCGCTTCCCCAGCATGTTCGAACCGGTCCACGGCTCCGCGCCGGACATTGCCGGCAAGGGCATCAGCAACCCGATCGGTGCAATCGCCAGTGCCGCCCTGATGCTGGACCACTTCGGCCTGCACGCGGAAGCCCGCCGGGTCGAAGCCGCCATCGAGCAGACCACCGGCGCCGGGTACCTGACCCGCGACGTCGGCGGGGAAGCCACCACCGAGGACGTCACCGAAGCCATCATCAAGGCCCTGACCCATACCCTGGCGGCCGTCAGCCAGAACACGTAA
- the dctA gene encoding C4-dicarboxylate transporter DctA translates to MDHITTAGAATPAPKTRWYKQLYFWVLTAIVAGILVGWLAPSVGIAMEPIGTTFVNSMKMLIGPIVFLTIVGGIASVADLKKVGMTGLKALTYFQVGTILAMIFGLVAINLFRLGEGVNADASTIETSDSAAKLIDAGQNQEWWQFLTHIIPTSIVGPFVEGDILQVIFIAVIFGIALNAMGKVGAPVLDGVQRLTGVMFKILSFIMKAAPIGAFGAMAYAVGKFGVSSLTSMGGLIALFYITSILFVVIVLGSIMAFLKLNIFTMIRHLKEEYMLILGTSTAEPALPGLMRKLEHAGVKKETVGLVVPTGYSFNLDGAAIYLSLAALYIAQATNTELTLGQQLGLLAVMLLTSKGAAGVAGGGFIALTATLTTIGTIPAAGIMLIFGIDKFMSECRALVNFTGNAVATLFIAWWDRTLDADRARRVFKGETVEPMPSEDPIHLDEVIDIDDDLTEYGHHTPKETGAKHAGPADDATPSKDDHRPVYSETI, encoded by the coding sequence ATGGATCACATCACCACCGCCGGCGCGGCAACGCCGGCCCCCAAGACACGCTGGTACAAGCAGCTGTACTTCTGGGTACTGACCGCCATTGTCGCCGGCATTCTCGTCGGCTGGCTCGCGCCGAGCGTCGGGATCGCCATGGAACCCATCGGCACGACTTTCGTGAATTCGATGAAGATGCTCATCGGCCCGATCGTGTTCCTGACCATCGTCGGCGGCATCGCCAGCGTCGCGGACCTGAAGAAGGTCGGCATGACCGGCCTGAAGGCCCTGACCTATTTCCAGGTCGGCACGATCCTCGCCATGATCTTCGGACTCGTGGCCATCAACCTCTTCCGCCTCGGTGAGGGCGTGAACGCCGATGCCAGCACGATCGAGACTTCCGATTCGGCCGCCAAGCTGATCGACGCCGGCCAGAACCAGGAATGGTGGCAGTTCCTCACCCACATCATCCCTACCAGCATCGTCGGCCCTTTCGTTGAAGGCGACATTCTCCAGGTCATCTTCATCGCCGTGATCTTCGGCATTGCGTTAAACGCTATGGGCAAGGTCGGCGCGCCCGTCCTGGACGGCGTGCAGCGACTGACCGGCGTCATGTTCAAGATCCTGAGCTTCATCATGAAGGCCGCCCCGATCGGCGCCTTCGGCGCGATGGCCTACGCAGTAGGCAAGTTCGGCGTCTCCTCCCTGACCAGCATGGGCGGACTCATCGCCCTCTTCTACATCACCTCTATCCTCTTCGTGGTGATCGTTCTCGGCTCCATCATGGCCTTCCTGAAGCTGAACATTTTCACGATGATCCGTCACCTCAAAGAGGAATACATGCTCATTCTGGGCACCTCCACCGCCGAACCGGCTCTGCCTGGCCTGATGCGCAAACTCGAACATGCCGGCGTGAAGAAGGAAACCGTAGGACTCGTTGTCCCGACCGGCTACAGCTTCAACCTCGACGGCGCCGCCATCTACCTGTCCCTGGCCGCCCTCTACATCGCCCAGGCCACCAACACGGAACTGACTCTCGGCCAGCAGTTGGGCCTGCTCGCGGTCATGCTGCTGACCTCCAAGGGCGCGGCAGGTGTCGCAGGCGGCGGCTTCATCGCCCTGACCGCCACCCTGACCACGATCGGCACCATCCCCGCGGCCGGTATCATGCTTATCTTCGGCATCGACAAGTTCATGTCCGAATGCCGGGCACTGGTGAACTTCACCGGCAACGCCGTCGCCACCTTGTTCATCGCCTGGTGGGACCGCACCCTGGACGCGGACCGCGCCCGCAGGGTCTTCAAAGGCGAGACCGTGGAGCCCATGCCGTCCGAGGACCCGATCCACCTCGACGAGGTAATCGATATCGACGATGACCTGACCGAATACGGCCACCACACGCCCAAGGAAACTGGCGCCAAGCACGCAGGACCCGCCGACGATGCCACGCCCTCCAAGGACGACCACCGCCCCGTCTACTCGGAAACCATCTGA
- a CDS encoding glycerate kinase — MNSATAPKTVRTLIAPDKFKGSLTAGEVADALAEGLRSGNEAGTGTVDCELLPLADGGDGSVDAAVASGFTRRGNTVAGPTGQPVQASIAYNGITAVVEVANTCGLGLLPDGKLEPLDTSSRGFGEALLFALRLKPARIVMALGGSASTDGGMGMLTALGYSFRDADGRQLYGSGRALAPIHSIHRTALPELTDTELVVASDVHNPLLGAQGAPAVFGPQKGASPEAIAELDNGLKHFITKMTEAGFADAITLAEHEGAGSAGGIGYACLLLGAKQVSGADYFLDLLDFNTRKDSCDVVITGEGSIDEQTLAGKLPAAVARRSGQRPIIAVAGRSLLQQERWSEMPLTRVYTLAEYTDEDSSKDPELSARLLRKIGQDIGTSLLYGISSAEDGRRPGPDDAAGEP; from the coding sequence ATGAACAGCGCAACCGCCCCGAAAACCGTGCGGACCCTCATCGCGCCGGATAAGTTCAAAGGCAGCCTCACTGCCGGAGAAGTAGCGGATGCCCTGGCAGAAGGGCTCCGCTCCGGAAACGAAGCCGGGACCGGGACGGTCGATTGCGAACTACTACCGCTGGCGGACGGAGGTGACGGCAGCGTCGACGCCGCCGTCGCCTCCGGCTTCACCCGACGCGGCAATACCGTCGCCGGACCCACCGGCCAGCCCGTCCAGGCCAGCATCGCCTACAACGGCATTACCGCCGTCGTCGAAGTCGCAAACACCTGCGGCCTCGGGCTGCTCCCCGACGGTAAACTGGAACCGCTTGACACCTCCAGCCGCGGCTTCGGCGAAGCCCTCCTGTTCGCCCTCAGGCTGAAACCGGCAAGGATCGTCATGGCACTGGGCGGCAGTGCCAGCACTGACGGCGGAATGGGAATGCTCACCGCCCTGGGGTACAGCTTCCGCGACGCCGACGGCCGGCAGCTCTACGGCAGCGGCCGCGCACTCGCACCGATCCACTCCATCCATCGCACCGCCCTTCCGGAGCTGACCGACACTGAACTCGTCGTCGCCAGCGATGTACACAACCCGCTCCTCGGAGCCCAGGGCGCCCCTGCGGTCTTCGGACCACAAAAAGGCGCCTCACCGGAAGCCATTGCGGAACTCGACAATGGACTGAAGCACTTCATCACCAAAATGACCGAAGCTGGCTTCGCGGACGCTATCACGCTCGCCGAGCACGAAGGCGCCGGCAGCGCCGGAGGAATCGGCTATGCCTGCCTGCTGCTCGGCGCCAAACAGGTATCCGGAGCCGACTACTTCCTGGACCTGCTGGACTTCAACACCCGAAAGGACAGTTGTGACGTCGTCATCACCGGAGAGGGAAGCATCGACGAACAGACCCTCGCCGGCAAACTGCCAGCGGCAGTCGCACGCCGGTCAGGGCAACGCCCCATTATCGCCGTGGCCGGCCGCTCCCTCCTCCAGCAGGAACGGTGGTCCGAAATGCCCCTAACCCGGGTGTACACGCTGGCAGAGTACACGGACGAGGACTCATCGAAAGATCCTGAGCTCTCTGCACGGCTGCTCCGCAAGATCGGCCAGGACATCGGCACAAGCCTGCTGTATGGAATTAGCTCAGCAGAAGATGGTCGCCGCCCCGGACCAGATGACGCTGCCGGCGAGCCTTGA
- a CDS encoding CsbD family protein gives MGLGDKIHNAAEKLHGKGKQAAGEATGNDRLRAEGKSRQVKADLKQAGEKIRDAFKKH, from the coding sequence ATGGGCTTGGGTGACAAGATCCATAATGCCGCTGAGAAACTCCACGGCAAGGGCAAACAAGCTGCTGGCGAGGCCACCGGCAACGACCGGTTGAGGGCCGAGGGCAAAAGCCGGCAGGTCAAAGCCGACCTGAAGCAGGCTGGCGAAAAAATCAGAGACGCTTTCAAGAAACACTGA
- a CDS encoding dihydrofolate reductase family protein, translated as MGQLVVQEFVTADGFAANEDNEFTAYEMLEGGTEELDRSQLEWLDTVDAMVLGASTYRMFAGFWPTPASDGEIIAPALNGLRRYVFSRQLESAPWGSMPAATIESGDAVEAIRRIKRETAGTIVLWGSLSLSEAFFRAGEVDAVRLVVLPVAIGAGRGVFPRGQDPALLRLLSAKTYDAGLVELEYLLGRSGSPSGLADT; from the coding sequence ATGGGGCAACTGGTTGTCCAGGAATTCGTAACCGCCGACGGGTTCGCCGCCAATGAGGATAACGAATTCACGGCATACGAAATGCTCGAAGGGGGGACCGAAGAACTTGACCGAAGCCAGCTGGAGTGGCTCGACACCGTCGACGCCATGGTGCTGGGAGCATCGACCTATCGGATGTTCGCCGGGTTCTGGCCGACCCCGGCATCCGATGGTGAGATCATTGCGCCGGCCCTGAACGGACTCCGCCGCTACGTGTTCTCCAGGCAGCTCGAAAGCGCACCGTGGGGGAGCATGCCGGCGGCGACTATCGAATCCGGCGACGCGGTCGAAGCGATCCGCCGCATCAAGCGCGAGACCGCCGGCACGATCGTGCTCTGGGGCAGTCTCTCCCTGAGCGAGGCGTTCTTCCGGGCCGGCGAGGTTGACGCCGTGCGGCTCGTCGTTCTGCCCGTCGCGATTGGCGCGGGGCGGGGCGTCTTTCCCCGCGGTCAGGATCCCGCCCTGCTGCGTCTGCTGAGTGCGAAGACGTACGATGCCGGGCTGGTCGAACTCGAATACTTGCTCGGCCGCAGCGGATCCCCGAGTGGCTTGGCCGACACCTGA
- a CDS encoding DUF4193 domain-containing protein has protein sequence MATDYDEVRSDVAESRQDSLRALQSANAPDAGSVVRELDEADTTDGVELPGADLSAEELTIEIVPQREDEFTCFSCFLVRHRSQIAREEDGHAYCRDCEG, from the coding sequence ATGGCCACCGACTACGACGAAGTGCGATCCGATGTTGCTGAATCGCGCCAAGATTCACTCCGCGCACTCCAGTCCGCAAACGCCCCGGATGCGGGCAGCGTTGTCCGCGAACTGGACGAGGCCGACACAACGGACGGGGTGGAACTGCCTGGCGCCGACCTGTCCGCTGAGGAATTGACAATCGAGATCGTCCCGCAAAGGGAAGACGAGTTCACCTGTTTTTCCTGTTTCCTCGTCCGGCACAGGTCGCAGATCGCACGCGAGGAAGACGGCCACGCCTACTGCCGGGACTGTGAGGGTTGA
- a CDS encoding NUDIX domain-containing protein, which yields MTVRSAGLLLYRRSATSGLEVWIAHMGGPFWAHKDAQAWSIPKGEYLQDEDPLMAALREFAEEIGTPAPVADYLQLGAFRQPSGKVITVFTAESDFAPERIVSNTFALEWPKGSGTITSFPEIDDAEWTREPVARTKLVRGQLPVLDALIRHLRDDGP from the coding sequence ATGACGGTTCGGAGCGCAGGTTTGCTGCTGTACCGGCGGAGTGCCACCTCGGGGTTGGAAGTCTGGATCGCGCATATGGGCGGGCCCTTCTGGGCCCACAAGGATGCCCAGGCCTGGTCCATTCCCAAGGGCGAATACCTTCAGGACGAGGACCCGCTGATGGCAGCGCTACGCGAGTTTGCCGAGGAGATAGGCACACCGGCCCCTGTTGCCGACTACCTCCAGCTGGGCGCTTTCCGGCAACCGTCGGGAAAGGTCATCACGGTGTTCACCGCCGAGTCGGACTTTGCACCGGAACGGATCGTGAGCAACACCTTCGCACTGGAATGGCCAAAGGGATCCGGCACCATCACCAGCTTCCCCGAAATCGACGACGCCGAATGGACGAGGGAGCCCGTAGCCCGCACCAAGCTGGTCAGGGGTCAGCTTCCGGTCCTTGACGCGCTCATCCGGCACCTCCGTGACGACGGTCCGTAA